In Thioalkalivibrio paradoxus ARh 1, the following are encoded in one genomic region:
- the dnaG gene encoding DNA primase, giving the protein MAGLIPQAFIDDLLERTDVVELIQRYVPLKKAGSEFAACCPFHSEKTPSFYVSPRKQFYHCFGCGAHGTAISFLMEHENLSFPEAVGQLAEWAGLEVPREADPAGRDPTGHLLDALEAAATFYREQLKGNRAAIDYLEGRGIDGATARDYALGWAPDGNSLAQALRGRFDTDTLVAAGLVLRRDDGRLRDRFRARIMFPIRDRRGRVTGFGARLIAAGEPKYLNSPESAVFHKGHTVYGLFEARKAETRLSELVVTEGYMDVVGLARAGFRRAVACMGTALTRDHLDLLFRQVPRLVLCFDGDAAGRRAAWRSIEQALPVIQGLREIRVLFLPEGDDPDSLVRREGLRSWQQRLDAAGMLSETFLQLLSERHPLATAEGRSQCAHAGVALIRTVKDPLFQGQLLELLAERTQTARDQIESMLAADPEGGGNRLSSDPARQRPARRAEPQPVPGSGHLWAALLARILQLPQQGWDTPEILRLADTGTRAAGILGTMIDRIGETPNVSTARLLEQFRDETFFPRLAVLAGMPLDGEEPELSRRIALDSAERLFEEHCRARIRALATTGRALESQELDELRRLQQWLVQRSSADRPD; this is encoded by the coding sequence ATGGCAGGACTGATTCCACAGGCATTCATCGACGACCTGCTCGAACGCACCGACGTGGTCGAACTGATCCAGCGCTACGTACCGCTGAAGAAGGCAGGCAGCGAGTTCGCTGCCTGCTGCCCGTTTCACAGCGAGAAGACGCCTTCGTTTTATGTGTCTCCGCGCAAGCAGTTCTATCACTGCTTTGGCTGCGGGGCCCACGGCACCGCGATCAGCTTCCTGATGGAACACGAGAACCTCAGCTTTCCCGAAGCGGTCGGTCAGCTCGCCGAATGGGCCGGCCTGGAGGTCCCGCGCGAGGCGGATCCGGCGGGACGCGACCCCACCGGCCACCTGCTGGATGCACTGGAGGCAGCCGCAACGTTCTACCGCGAACAGCTGAAAGGCAACCGCGCAGCGATCGACTATCTGGAGGGTCGTGGCATCGACGGCGCAACCGCGCGGGATTACGCGCTCGGCTGGGCACCGGACGGGAACAGCCTTGCCCAAGCCCTGCGCGGGCGCTTCGACACCGACACCCTGGTGGCCGCCGGCCTGGTCTTGCGCCGCGACGATGGCCGCCTGCGCGACCGCTTCCGGGCACGGATCATGTTCCCGATCCGGGACCGCCGCGGCCGGGTGACCGGCTTCGGCGCGCGGCTGATCGCTGCGGGGGAGCCGAAATACCTGAACAGCCCGGAATCGGCGGTCTTTCACAAGGGGCATACCGTCTACGGACTGTTCGAGGCCCGCAAGGCCGAGACTCGGCTGTCCGAACTGGTCGTGACCGAGGGTTACATGGACGTGGTCGGCCTGGCCCGCGCTGGCTTCCGGCGAGCCGTGGCCTGCATGGGGACAGCCCTGACCCGCGACCACTTGGACCTGCTGTTCCGGCAGGTACCGCGGCTGGTTCTGTGTTTCGACGGCGACGCCGCCGGGCGGCGCGCGGCCTGGCGTTCCATCGAGCAGGCGTTGCCCGTGATCCAGGGCCTGCGCGAGATCCGCGTGCTGTTTCTGCCCGAAGGCGATGACCCGGACAGCCTGGTCCGCCGCGAGGGCCTGCGTAGCTGGCAACAGCGCCTCGACGCCGCGGGGATGCTGTCGGAGACCTTCCTGCAGTTGCTGTCGGAACGCCACCCGCTGGCGACCGCCGAGGGCCGCAGCCAGTGCGCGCACGCCGGTGTCGCGCTGATCCGCACGGTGAAGGATCCACTCTTCCAGGGCCAACTGCTCGAACTCCTGGCCGAACGGACCCAGACCGCCCGCGACCAGATCGAGTCGATGCTGGCTGCCGACCCCGAAGGTGGCGGGAACCGACTCTCGTCCGATCCTGCCAGGCAACGTCCGGCCCGCCGGGCAGAGCCTCAACCCGTGCCGGGATCCGGGCACTTGTGGGCAGCGTTGCTGGCCCGGATCCTGCAGCTGCCGCAACAGGGCTGGGACACGCCGGAAATCCTGCGTCTGGCCGATACCGGAACGCGAGCCGCAGGAATCCTCGGGACCATGATCGACCGAATCGGCGAGACCCCGAACGTTTCCACCGCCCGGCTGCTCGAACAATTTCGGGACGAGACGTTTTTTCCGCGCCTGGCGGTGCTCGCAGGCATGCCCCTGGACGGCGAGGAACCGGAACTTTCCCGCCGAATTGCGCTCGACAGCGCAGAACGGCTGTTCGAGGAGCATTGCCGGGCGCGCATACGGGCGCTCGCGACGACCGGGCGCGCGCTGGAATCGCAGGAACTCGACGAGCTGCGGCGTCTTCAGCAGTGGCTGGTGCAGCGGAGCAGCGCCGACCGGCCCGACTGA
- the rpoD gene encoding RNA polymerase sigma factor RpoD, with the protein MNREEQQSQLKELIARGKEQGYLTYTEVNDHLPDSIIDSDQIEDIIAMINDMGIAVHEQAPDADTLLLSDGSVSSDDDAEDAVAALAAVDSDFGRTTDPVRMYMREMGTVELLTREGEIRIAKRIEEGLMQVLFALAHHPSAISQLLEQYQRLVENNTRLTDLVVSFINPEAGDGEAVARGLAEPGAATEAPPSASADTSDEDSDDTDDDSDEEVEDTGPDPEEARVRFARLAELHNAAQEACQRKDYDAYTRAREETARYFMEFKLVPRVVDELTSNLHATIGKIRRYERQIMQLVVAQARMPRKVFLDSFPKNETNLDWIAQAQKAKGKYTEQLAEVADEVVRLQKKLLEIEKRANLSIAEIKDINRRMSIGEAKARRAKKEMVEANLRLVISIAKKYTNRGLQFLDLIQEGNIGLMKAVDKFEYRRGYKFSTYATWWIRQAITRSIADQARTIRIPVHMIETINKLNRVSRQMLQEMGREATPEELAERMEMPEDKIRKVMKISKEPISMETPIGDDEDSHLGDFIEDEKVMTPVESAARAKLSEATREILATLTPREAKVLRMRFGIDMNTDHTLEEVGKQFDVTRERIRQIEAKALRKLRHPTRAELLRSYMDIE; encoded by the coding sequence ATGAATCGGGAAGAGCAGCAGTCACAGCTCAAAGAGCTCATTGCCAGAGGCAAGGAGCAGGGCTACCTGACGTACACCGAGGTGAACGACCACCTTCCGGACTCGATCATCGACTCCGATCAGATCGAAGACATCATCGCGATGATCAACGACATGGGCATCGCGGTGCACGAACAGGCCCCCGACGCGGACACGCTGCTGCTCTCCGATGGCAGCGTTTCCTCGGACGACGATGCCGAGGACGCGGTGGCGGCACTCGCAGCCGTGGACAGCGATTTCGGTCGCACCACAGACCCGGTGCGCATGTACATGCGCGAAATGGGGACGGTGGAACTGCTGACCCGCGAGGGCGAGATCCGCATTGCCAAGCGCATCGAAGAGGGCCTGATGCAGGTTCTGTTCGCGCTCGCGCATCATCCGAGCGCGATCAGCCAGCTGCTCGAGCAATACCAGCGCCTGGTCGAGAACAACACCCGCCTGACCGATCTGGTGGTGTCGTTCATCAACCCGGAAGCCGGAGACGGAGAGGCAGTCGCACGCGGATTGGCCGAACCGGGCGCGGCGACGGAGGCCCCGCCCTCCGCCTCCGCAGATACCAGCGACGAAGACTCCGACGACACCGACGACGACTCCGACGAGGAAGTCGAGGACACCGGGCCGGACCCCGAAGAGGCGCGCGTGCGCTTCGCGCGGCTGGCGGAACTGCACAACGCCGCTCAGGAGGCATGCCAGCGCAAGGACTACGACGCCTACACCCGGGCACGCGAGGAAACCGCGCGCTACTTCATGGAGTTCAAGCTGGTACCGCGGGTGGTCGACGAACTGACGTCGAACCTGCACGCGACCATTGGCAAGATCCGGCGCTACGAGCGGCAGATCATGCAGCTGGTCGTGGCGCAGGCACGCATGCCGCGCAAGGTGTTCCTCGACTCGTTCCCGAAGAACGAAACCAATCTCGACTGGATCGCGCAGGCGCAGAAGGCCAAGGGCAAGTACACCGAACAGCTGGCCGAGGTGGCCGACGAAGTCGTGCGCCTGCAGAAAAAACTGCTGGAGATCGAGAAGCGGGCGAACCTCAGCATCGCCGAGATCAAGGACATCAACCGGCGGATGTCGATCGGCGAGGCGAAGGCCCGGCGCGCGAAGAAGGAAATGGTCGAGGCCAACCTGCGCCTGGTGATCTCGATCGCGAAGAAATACACCAACCGCGGCCTGCAGTTCCTGGACCTGATCCAGGAGGGCAACATCGGCCTGATGAAGGCAGTGGACAAGTTCGAATACCGGCGCGGCTACAAGTTCTCGACCTACGCGACCTGGTGGATCCGGCAGGCGATCACCCGCTCGATCGCCGATCAGGCGCGCACGATCCGCATCCCGGTGCATATGATCGAGACCATCAACAAGCTGAACCGGGTCTCGCGGCAGATGCTGCAGGAGATGGGGCGCGAAGCGACGCCCGAGGAACTCGCCGAGCGCATGGAGATGCCCGAGGACAAGATCCGCAAGGTGATGAAAATCTCCAAGGAGCCGATCTCGATGGAGACGCCGATCGGCGACGACGAGGACTCGCATCTCGGCGACTTCATCGAGGACGAGAAGGTGATGACGCCGGTCGAATCGGCGGCCCGAGCCAAGCTCTCCGAAGCCACACGCGAGATCCTGGCCACGCTGACCCCGCGCGAAGCCAAGGTGCTGCGCATGCGCTTCGGCATCGACATGAACACCGACCACACCCTCGAGGAAGTCGGCAAGCAGTTCGACGTGACCCGCGAGCGCATCCGCCAGATCGAGGCGAAGGCCCTGCGCAAGCTGCGCCACCCGACCCGCGCGGAGCTGCTCCGCTCCTATATGGACATCGAGTAA
- a CDS encoding Lcl C-terminal domain-containing protein, protein MKNKRPCLFVLIMVLGIGSGQAIAFDPDAALREARERERLEADRPALEIASQRYSVKGRDRGIAVDRVTGLEWMRCSLGQTWYPQSDTCQGQASRYNWDDAILLPQLMNEAGGYGGYKDWRVPTIDELRTLVFCSRRTPPIDPEGGRCPSGSRSPTIFWDMFPNTPTGNFWSASPYDSYYSDSVWRVGFRHGSAHGFSGTRSGHGHVRLVRGRQ, encoded by the coding sequence ATGAAAAACAAGCGCCCTTGTTTGTTCGTCTTAATCATGGTCTTGGGAATCGGCAGCGGGCAGGCTATTGCGTTTGACCCGGATGCCGCGCTGCGTGAAGCGCGTGAACGAGAGCGACTGGAAGCTGATAGACCAGCACTTGAAATAGCAAGTCAGCGATATAGCGTGAAGGGACGAGATCGCGGGATCGCCGTAGATCGTGTGACCGGGCTTGAATGGATGCGCTGTAGCTTAGGACAAACGTGGTATCCGCAGAGTGATACCTGTCAAGGGCAAGCCTCTCGGTATAACTGGGATGACGCTATATTGCTCCCTCAGTTGATGAACGAAGCTGGGGGTTATGGTGGATATAAGGACTGGCGAGTACCAACGATAGACGAACTACGCACCCTGGTTTTCTGTTCGAGGCGCACACCGCCTATTGATCCCGAAGGCGGTAGATGTCCTTCGGGCTCTCGAAGTCCAACTATTTTTTGGGATATGTTTCCAAATACTCCCACGGGCAATTTCTGGTCGGCTTCGCCCTATGACAGTTATTATTCGGACAGCGTCTGGCGCGTGGGCTTCAGGCATGGCAGCGCCCATGGTTTCAGCGGCACCCGGAGCGGCCACGGCCACGTTCGCCTTGTGCGCGGCCGACAGTGA
- a CDS encoding superinfection immunity protein, whose protein sequence is MEDYPILSTLVVIYFIPVIVARLRSHHNTFAIGILNLVAGWTLVGWIAALVWAFTRPPEAEPRVTWHERKEPRL, encoded by the coding sequence ATGGAGGACTACCCGATTCTGAGCACGCTGGTGGTGATTTACTTCATCCCGGTGATCGTGGCTCGGCTGCGGTCGCACCACAATACGTTTGCGATCGGAATACTTAATCTGGTGGCTGGCTGGACGCTGGTCGGCTGGATCGCGGCGCTCGTTTGGGCGTTTACCCGGCCACCGGAGGCGGAGCCACGCGTCACCTGGCACGAGCGCAAAGAACCGAGGCTATGA
- a CDS encoding helix-turn-helix domain-containing protein has product MPRLTAEQWSEARALREGAGLSLREISARMNVDRAAVSRRAKREQWDNGANLAATLHRKVTEKVTGIVNPADHKKTAAAIDAEAARRAGVIDKHRDELEAARQMALAAKENHQNVGEHQIAEAIRDPMERQQILLVMKRRAFEDLKAAKIHVETLKLVQDGERKAWGLDMPVDLSSLTDEQLAALAAGRMPV; this is encoded by the coding sequence ATGCCGAGGCTGACGGCGGAACAGTGGTCCGAAGCACGGGCACTGCGGGAGGGCGCCGGACTCTCGCTGCGCGAAATCTCTGCCCGGATGAACGTGGACCGGGCTGCCGTATCCCGCCGTGCAAAGCGGGAACAGTGGGACAACGGGGCAAACCTGGCTGCGACCCTTCACCGGAAAGTCACGGAGAAGGTCACAGGGATCGTCAACCCGGCCGATCACAAAAAAACCGCTGCCGCCATCGACGCCGAGGCTGCCCGCCGTGCCGGAGTGATCGACAAGCACCGGGACGAACTCGAGGCCGCGCGGCAGATGGCCCTGGCCGCGAAGGAGAACCACCAGAACGTCGGGGAGCACCAGATCGCGGAGGCCATCAGGGATCCGATGGAGCGACAGCAGATACTGCTGGTCATGAAGCGCCGTGCCTTCGAGGACCTGAAGGCCGCGAAGATCCACGTCGAGACCTTGAAGTTGGTCCAGGACGGCGAGCGCAAAGCCTGGGGGCTGGATATGCCGGTGGACCTGAGTTCGCTGACCGACGAGCAGCTTGCAGCGCTGGCCGCCGGTCGCATGCCGGTCTGA
- a CDS encoding type II toxin-antitoxin system RelE/ParE family toxin — MVTIQTTSSFDAWFESLRDRQGKARIAARLRRVEMGHMGDVKAIGKGVQEMRIDCGPGYRIYFTQRGIEIVILLAGGDKDSQRRDIRAATELARQIGD; from the coding sequence ATGGTCACGATCCAGACAACCAGTTCGTTCGATGCGTGGTTCGAGTCCCTGCGGGACCGGCAGGGCAAGGCGCGGATCGCAGCCCGGCTGCGGCGCGTAGAGATGGGGCACATGGGCGACGTGAAGGCGATCGGCAAGGGCGTGCAGGAGATGCGGATCGACTGCGGACCCGGATACCGGATCTACTTCACCCAGCGGGGCATCGAGATCGTGATCTTATTGGCTGGTGGCGACAAGGACTCCCAGCGACGGGACATCCGCGCGGCCACCGAACTGGCCCGGCAGATTGGAGACTGA
- a CDS encoding addiction module antidote protein — translation MTTVTLKRWDVVDHLRTDEDMALYLDACFAEDPGDGSLIRVALGDIARAHGMTQLARDTGMAREGLYKALSAEGNPEFATIMKVVRALRLRLHAHSANENREPGILAQ, via the coding sequence ATGACCACCGTGACGCTGAAGCGCTGGGACGTGGTGGACCACCTCCGCACTGACGAGGACATGGCCCTCTATCTCGACGCCTGCTTCGCTGAGGATCCAGGGGACGGGAGCCTGATCCGGGTCGCTCTCGGAGACATTGCCCGAGCACACGGCATGACCCAACTGGCCCGGGATACCGGCATGGCTCGCGAGGGTCTGTACAAGGCGCTGTCCGCTGAAGGGAATCCGGAGTTCGCGACGATCATGAAGGTCGTGCGAGCCCTCCGGCTTCGGCTGCATGCCCACAGCGCGAACGAGAACCGCGAGCCGGGCATCCTGGCGCAGTAG
- a CDS encoding lytic transglycosylase domain-containing protein — translation MSDVRFSADPSSVLRAMQDIQRAIQRAGQEGKAFSEMDLSHPELKDLERDMARLRSSMLALQRISPGSQFARGLRDSGQAGRDPWAVDWGRAFPEQQQRDKALHRLVQGSGHAYGGDGGQRPPGGGGFAAPMGGSLGTLARTALPLAMGGGLVASLMRGLREADQTSEATDTLMRYDELGRTFDELRDSVTGLLTQFGLANAEVARLTEGYARASGEVEGATDAVKDSVALARGLGMNAEGTTRAFGGLQFSGVFERQDRREFATMLAEMIGRSGMYARGDELLGQVTRMADRIWESTLEAPNTRAIMEAYSAMFDVSAATGKTALKGGAGERILAAADAGVRNIGGGEAGEFFMYRALAGVTGDIYKQRYLRDYGAFGTPGQAFGGDDNRTLLQIVMDQFRRDAKNLNNPYASYSALGGFFGLSSIQARSLMEMDTQMRQSGLGNMQSLMEKSGVDLSEMDASGLGQIAKILEEARAAGPVNVEDVAGRIRRAAEEGRIETVASDWGRETARLSDQLEQLVHDARPLITDLTRYLADGVGVVNDLIGELKQINENLGWIRNHSGFNPLQTLPGQAQGEATRRWVLDWMRERFSREEGSEPSGFRSWFRRRRPESESSEPEPSGGLGRIGPGIIPWSDLHTVGPEIGLTDGIPSRAAMERVDAHYNLPRGTIWALTRTESNHDPNAVSHAGAMGIAQFMPGTARDMGLNDPFDPYASIEAAGRYMRHLLDQPYIHTLQDALASYNAGPGSFRDRGAYYWREPTEHRERFERHFSAYQRDNPDPVNVVVHVHPQPDGPPEVEVEVDGRVRDTSVGEGAYHLSDFAFGAG, via the coding sequence ATGAGCGACGTTCGATTTTCTGCAGATCCCAGCAGTGTCCTGCGCGCGATGCAGGACATCCAGCGCGCGATTCAGCGTGCGGGACAGGAAGGCAAGGCCTTCTCCGAGATGGACCTATCGCATCCGGAGTTGAAGGACTTGGAGCGCGACATGGCGCGGCTGCGTTCGAGCATGCTGGCGCTGCAGCGGATTTCCCCGGGAAGCCAGTTTGCGCGCGGGCTGCGCGATTCTGGCCAGGCGGGTCGCGACCCGTGGGCGGTGGATTGGGGCCGTGCGTTCCCGGAACAGCAGCAGCGGGACAAGGCGCTGCATCGGCTGGTGCAGGGATCCGGGCACGCCTACGGTGGCGATGGCGGCCAGCGTCCGCCGGGTGGTGGCGGTTTCGCGGCACCGATGGGTGGTTCGCTGGGGACGCTCGCGCGCACGGCGCTGCCGCTGGCGATGGGCGGTGGCCTCGTGGCCAGCCTGATGCGCGGGTTGCGTGAGGCCGACCAGACCAGCGAGGCCACCGATACCCTGATGCGTTACGACGAGCTGGGGCGCACATTCGACGAACTGCGCGACAGCGTGACCGGGCTGCTGACCCAATTCGGGCTGGCCAATGCCGAGGTGGCCCGGCTGACCGAGGGCTATGCGCGTGCCTCCGGCGAGGTGGAAGGCGCGACCGATGCGGTCAAGGATTCGGTGGCGCTGGCCCGTGGCCTGGGGATGAATGCCGAGGGCACGACGCGAGCGTTCGGCGGCCTGCAATTCTCGGGCGTGTTCGAGCGTCAGGACCGGCGCGAGTTCGCGACCATGCTGGCCGAGATGATCGGCCGGTCCGGCATGTATGCCCGCGGCGACGAACTCCTGGGGCAGGTGACGCGGATGGCGGACCGGATCTGGGAATCGACGCTCGAGGCGCCGAACACGCGCGCCATCATGGAAGCCTACTCGGCGATGTTCGATGTATCGGCCGCGACCGGCAAGACCGCGTTGAAGGGTGGTGCCGGTGAACGCATCCTGGCGGCGGCCGATGCCGGGGTCCGCAACATCGGTGGCGGCGAGGCTGGCGAGTTCTTCATGTACCGGGCGCTGGCTGGTGTGACCGGCGACATCTACAAGCAGCGCTACCTGCGCGACTACGGCGCGTTCGGCACCCCGGGGCAGGCCTTCGGTGGCGACGACAATCGCACCCTGCTGCAGATCGTGATGGACCAGTTCCGGCGCGATGCCAAGAACCTGAACAACCCGTATGCGTCGTACTCGGCGCTGGGCGGGTTCTTCGGGTTGTCGAGCATCCAGGCCCGATCGCTGATGGAGATGGACACGCAGATGCGCCAGTCCGGCCTGGGCAACATGCAGTCGCTGATGGAGAAGTCAGGCGTCGACCTGTCCGAGATGGACGCGTCGGGCCTGGGGCAGATCGCGAAGATCCTCGAGGAAGCGCGTGCGGCCGGTCCGGTGAACGTCGAGGACGTGGCCGGCCGCATCCGGCGTGCAGCGGAGGAAGGGCGGATTGAGACCGTGGCGTCCGACTGGGGGCGGGAGACTGCCCGCCTTTCCGACCAGCTCGAGCAACTGGTGCACGACGCCCGCCCGTTGATCACAGACTTGACGCGCTATCTCGCGGATGGGGTCGGCGTGGTGAATGATCTGATCGGAGAGCTTAAGCAGATCAACGAAAACCTCGGCTGGATCCGCAATCACTCGGGCTTCAACCCGCTCCAGACCCTGCCGGGACAGGCGCAAGGCGAGGCCACCCGGCGCTGGGTTCTGGACTGGATGCGCGAGCGGTTTTCCAGGGAAGAGGGGTCGGAGCCATCCGGATTCCGGTCCTGGTTCCGCCGGCGCCGACCGGAATCGGAGTCGTCCGAGCCAGAACCGTCTGGCGGCCTGGGCCGCATCGGCCCCGGGATCATCCCGTGGTCTGACCTGCACACGGTCGGGCCGGAGATCGGCTTGACCGATGGAATCCCATCGCGGGCCGCGATGGAGCGCGTGGACGCCCATTACAACCTGCCTCGGGGAACGATCTGGGCGCTGACCCGCACCGAGAGTAATCACGACCCGAACGCCGTTTCCCATGCGGGCGCGATGGGGATCGCGCAGTTCATGCCAGGCACCGCCCGGGATATGGGCCTGAACGACCCGTTCGACCCCTATGCATCCATCGAAGCCGCCGGCCGCTACATGCGCCACCTGCTCGACCAGCCCTACATCCACACGCTGCAGGACGCCCTGGCTTCCTACAACGCCGGCCCCGGCAGCTTCCGGGACCGCGGCGCCTACTACTGGCGCGAGCCCACCGAGCACCGGGAACGCTTCGAGCGTCACTTCAGCGCCTACCAGCGCGACAACCCGGATCCGGTCAATGTCGTGGTGCACGTGCATCCGCAACCGGACGGGCCGCCAGAAGTCGAGGTCGAAGTCGACGGCCGCGTCCGGGACACCAGCGTTGGCGAAGGCGCCTACCACCTGAGCGACTTCGCGTTCGGGGCCGGCTGA
- a CDS encoding single-stranded DNA-binding protein, which produces MIYASVHGRLGADPVAGETKTGKLMVRASVAVDVTPHNAEEPETLWVSLLAFGAAAEALDRAAKGEMVTAQGRMTRGHYTGRDGALRESWTLIPDAVLTARSARPSGKRRATA; this is translated from the coding sequence ATGATCTACGCATCCGTGCATGGCCGCCTCGGCGCCGACCCCGTGGCGGGCGAGACCAAGACCGGCAAGCTGATGGTTCGCGCGTCGGTGGCTGTAGACGTGACGCCACACAATGCTGAGGAACCGGAAACCCTGTGGGTATCGCTGCTGGCCTTCGGGGCTGCCGCCGAGGCCCTGGACCGGGCCGCCAAGGGCGAGATGGTCACGGCGCAAGGCCGCATGACCCGGGGCCACTACACCGGCCGGGATGGTGCCCTGCGCGAATCGTGGACGCTGATCCCGGACGCGGTGCTGACCGCGAGATCGGCGCGACCGTCGGGCAAGCGGAGGGCGACCGCATGA
- a CDS encoding AAA family ATPase, which translates to MNPAQFVKPTHVEADAWPIRPIGLAEFLGRDFPPRKNLLAPWLPAQGLCMVYARRGIGKTHFALGVGYAIAAGGTYLGWTAPEPAGVLYIDGEMPAVAMQERLAAIVASAESEAIAPFTILTPDLQPEGMPRIDTTDGQDAIESALLPEHRLIVVDNISTLTSAKENDADAWTPVQAWALRQRASGRSVLFVHHSGKGGAQRGTSRREDVLDTVIALSRPNDYSPEQGAVFECHFEKSRGIYGEDVQPIEATLTTGPDGLMTWATRTVEESTFDRVVDLLNEGMSQSEIATELEVNKSTVSRHAKRAKAGGYLSGGAK; encoded by the coding sequence ATGAACCCGGCCCAGTTTGTGAAGCCGACGCATGTTGAAGCGGATGCCTGGCCGATCCGGCCTATCGGGCTGGCGGAGTTTCTGGGTCGGGATTTCCCGCCCCGCAAGAATCTCCTGGCGCCGTGGCTGCCGGCTCAAGGGCTCTGCATGGTCTACGCCCGCCGAGGGATCGGCAAGACGCACTTCGCGCTCGGTGTCGGCTACGCGATCGCGGCCGGCGGCACCTATCTCGGCTGGACCGCGCCGGAACCTGCGGGTGTCCTCTACATCGACGGGGAAATGCCGGCGGTCGCGATGCAGGAGCGCCTGGCCGCGATCGTCGCCAGTGCCGAGAGCGAGGCCATCGCGCCATTTACGATCTTGACCCCGGACCTCCAGCCAGAGGGGATGCCGCGGATCGACACTACCGACGGACAGGACGCCATCGAGAGTGCTCTGCTGCCCGAGCACCGGCTGATCGTCGTCGACAACATTTCGACCCTGACAAGCGCCAAGGAGAACGATGCCGACGCCTGGACCCCGGTGCAGGCATGGGCGCTGCGCCAGCGGGCTTCGGGGCGGTCTGTGCTGTTCGTCCACCATTCGGGCAAAGGCGGAGCCCAGCGTGGCACCAGCCGCCGGGAAGACGTGTTGGACACGGTGATCGCGCTGTCGCGTCCGAACGATTACAGCCCCGAGCAGGGAGCCGTGTTCGAGTGCCATTTCGAGAAGTCGCGCGGGATCTACGGCGAGGACGTGCAGCCGATCGAGGCGACGCTGACGACCGGCCCCGACGGCCTGATGACCTGGGCGACCCGCACAGTCGAGGAATCCACGTTCGATCGCGTGGTTGATCTTCTGAACGAGGGCATGAGCCAGTCCGAAATCGCCACGGAACTGGAAGTGAACAAGTCCACCGTCAGTCGCCACGCCAAGCGTGCGAAGGCCGGCGGCTACCTCTCGGGAGGTGCGAAATGA
- a CDS encoding toprim domain-containing protein, which yields MRAENKARPVWGHRGPGESIGEHRRGHHTCAHSWELPDLAEPVARLLLGEPNPRLSSSRELRYGRHGSVSVDLAAGTWYDHEAGTGGGVLDLIRRETGAVTTRDCLAWLERAGLLPGGSEPFTRVDLAERAAERERARAARAAAERREHLAAAERALRIWNAAKPADPGHGYLRRKGVEPHGAREHRGLLCLPVADFERALWSLQFIEASGFKRLLKGGRKAGRFIPVSEPQEPERLLLCEGWATGATLAEHKPEALVLAAIDAGNLPTVAVGARRCWPNLPMVICGDADPAGTEAANRAARAAGAEVAFPEFPPGAAGSDFNDLAAVLATRGAA from the coding sequence ATGAGGGCGGAAAATAAGGCCCGCCCGGTGTGGGGACACCGGGGGCCGGGCGAGAGCATCGGCGAGCACCGACGCGGACATCATACCTGCGCGCATAGCTGGGAGCTACCCGACCTGGCCGAGCCGGTAGCCCGGCTGCTGCTCGGCGAACCGAACCCGAGGCTGTCGAGTTCGCGCGAACTCCGCTACGGACGCCACGGTTCCGTGTCCGTGGATCTGGCCGCCGGCACCTGGTACGACCACGAGGCCGGTACCGGTGGCGGCGTGCTGGACCTGATCCGCCGCGAGACGGGAGCCGTGACCACACGCGACTGCCTTGCATGGCTCGAGCGTGCCGGGCTGCTGCCGGGGGGATCGGAACCGTTCACCCGCGTCGACCTGGCCGAGCGAGCGGCCGAGCGGGAACGCGCCAGGGCTGCCCGGGCTGCGGCCGAGCGCCGGGAACACCTGGCCGCCGCTGAACGCGCCCTGCGAATCTGGAACGCCGCGAAGCCTGCGGACCCGGGGCATGGATACCTGCGCCGGAAGGGCGTGGAGCCCCATGGCGCCCGCGAACACCGGGGGCTGCTGTGCCTGCCCGTGGCGGACTTCGAGCGCGCCTTGTGGAGCTTGCAGTTTATCGAGGCGAGCGGTTTCAAGCGACTGCTGAAGGGTGGGCGCAAAGCGGGCCGGTTCATTCCGGTTTCCGAGCCCCAGGAACCCGAACGACTGCTGCTGTGCGAAGGCTGGGCGACCGGGGCCACCCTGGCCGAACACAAGCCCGAGGCCTTGGTACTGGCCGCAATCGACGCGGGGAACCTGCCGACCGTGGCTGTAGGCGCCCGCCGCTGCTGGCCGAACCTGCCGATGGTGATATGTGGGGACGCTGACCCGGCCGGCACCGAGGCCGCGAACCGGGCCGCCCGCGCCGCCGGGGCTGAAGTGGCGTTCCCCGAATTCCCGCCTGGGGCCGCAGGCAGCGACTTTAACGATCTGGCCGCCGTGCTGGCCACAAGGGGGGCGGCATGA